From one Bradyrhizobium sp. Ash2021 genomic stretch:
- a CDS encoding alpha/beta hydrolase yields the protein MSVNDVSVVLVHGAWADGSSWSKVIGPLRAEGTRVVAAPLPLTSLADDVAALDRTLERIEGPVALVGHAYAGAVIAATRDEKVGSLVYVAALAPDEGETVADVFYRAAPHPQAPLLAPDKHGAIWLPEHAFAEAFAQHASTEERALLAAVQRPIAAACIGVKVGRPLWKDRPSWFLVAEQDRMIIADTQRFMAERMQAKVRSHPVDHTPIVTAPGVVVDIIREAMRAATAVRTPGR from the coding sequence ATGTCTGTCAACGATGTGAGCGTGGTGCTCGTCCATGGCGCCTGGGCCGACGGATCGAGCTGGAGCAAGGTGATCGGCCCGCTCAGGGCTGAAGGCACCCGGGTCGTTGCCGCACCGCTGCCGCTAACCTCTCTGGCCGACGACGTGGCCGCGCTTGACCGGACCCTGGAGCGGATCGAAGGCCCGGTCGCGCTGGTCGGCCATGCCTATGCCGGCGCCGTGATTGCGGCGACCCGCGACGAGAAAGTCGGATCGCTGGTCTATGTCGCGGCACTCGCCCCCGACGAAGGGGAGACGGTCGCGGATGTGTTTTATCGCGCCGCGCCGCATCCGCAGGCGCCCTTGCTGGCCCCTGACAAGCATGGCGCGATCTGGCTTCCCGAACACGCCTTTGCCGAGGCGTTCGCTCAGCATGCTTCCACCGAAGAGCGGGCATTGCTGGCTGCCGTTCAGCGGCCGATCGCTGCTGCCTGTATCGGCGTCAAGGTGGGCCGGCCGCTTTGGAAGGATCGTCCGAGCTGGTTCCTCGTGGCCGAGCAGGATCGCATGATCATCGCAGACACCCAGCGTTTCATGGCGGAACGCATGCAGGCGAAGGTGCGTTCACATCCGGTCGATCATACGCCGATCGTGACCGCGCCCGGCGTCGTCGTGGACATCATCCGCGAGGCGATGCGCGCCGCAACGGCGGTCCGTACGCCAGGCCGGTGA